From Lysinibacillus sp. SGAir0095, the proteins below share one genomic window:
- a CDS encoding SRPBCC domain-containing protein, whose product MAEVSLDFKFTSSINKVWDALTNSETLAEWVMINDFKPVVGHKCQFKNPQWNLVVDCEVLVVDEPNKLSYTWVGGPIDTIVTWTLKEEDGTTYLHLEQTGFEKEDQAYNGAKYGWANMVEELKKVIGEE is encoded by the coding sequence GTGGCAGAAGTATCATTAGATTTCAAGTTTACAAGCTCAATCAATAAGGTATGGGATGCATTAACAAATTCAGAAACGCTAGCAGAATGGGTCATGATCAATGATTTTAAACCAGTCGTCGGTCATAAATGCCAATTCAAAAACCCACAGTGGAATTTAGTTGTCGATTGTGAAGTACTCGTAGTGGACGAGCCTAATAAGCTTTCTTACACATGGGTAGGAGGCCCGATAGATACAATCGTCACATGGACATTAAAGGAAGAGGATGGCACAACTTATCTTCACCTTGAACAAACAGGATTCGAAAAAGAAGACCAAGCGTACAATGGTGCAAAATATGGTTGGGCGAATATGGTGGAGGAACTTAAGAAAGTGATTGGGGAAGAGTAA
- a CDS encoding SRPBCC domain-containing protein, with product MEDELSILFKALGHPIRRSILDILKQSAKTTGDLNEYFPEVTRYAIMKHLTILEEANLVVVRREGKYRRNFLNAVPLQELNNRWVGKYSQTTANSLLNLRSVVEQKGGDLKMTAHEQSQVFRIEQEVFINAPREQVYKALTEQIGDWWEFRLAPKGVLSHFTFNAVPGGQLIEKWGEKEGAVWGNVYFVNAPQEIRLQGHLGMQGAVNSAYTYRLLEEDGGTMLQLSHTASGLLEENWEQDHTKGWKHLLGTLLKNYVEQNNDN from the coding sequence ATGGAAGACGAACTTTCTATATTATTTAAAGCCCTAGGTCACCCAATTAGAAGAAGTATTCTTGATATTCTGAAGCAATCTGCTAAAACGACTGGTGATTTAAATGAGTATTTCCCCGAAGTCACAAGGTATGCAATCATGAAGCACTTGACGATATTAGAGGAAGCAAATCTAGTCGTGGTTCGACGTGAAGGAAAGTATAGACGGAATTTCCTAAATGCTGTTCCACTTCAAGAATTGAATAATCGATGGGTAGGAAAATATTCACAAACAACAGCCAATTCACTGCTTAACTTACGTTCAGTGGTTGAACAAAAAGGAGGAGATTTGAAAATGACAGCACACGAGCAAAGTCAGGTATTCCGTATTGAGCAAGAGGTATTTATAAATGCCCCGAGAGAGCAGGTTTACAAAGCGTTAACTGAACAGATTGGAGATTGGTGGGAATTTCGTTTAGCTCCAAAAGGGGTACTCTCTCACTTTACATTTAATGCAGTTCCAGGAGGACAATTAATTGAAAAATGGGGTGAAAAGGAGGGAGCTGTTTGGGGGAATGTATACTTTGTAAATGCTCCACAAGAAATCCGTCTTCAGGGTCATCTAGGAATGCAAGGCGCTGTAAATAGTGCTTATACCTATCGACTTTTAGAGGAGGATGGAGGGACAATGCTTCAACTCTCCCATACGGCTTCAGGTTTACTAGAAGAGAACTGGGAACAAGATCATACAAAAGGATGGAAGCATCTTCTTGGGACCTTGCTGAAAAATTATGTTGAACAAAATAATGATAACTAG
- a CDS encoding SRPBCC family protein, with translation MVDVYTEIIIKQPIEKVSEYAANPDNAPSWYVNIHSAQWQTPKPLKIGSQIAFKAKFLGRELAYVYEIKELIPGEKMVMKTANGPFPMETIYTWEAPDHESTRMTLRNKGIPSGFSKVFVPFMSLMMKRANNKDLQKLKDILERYRSESKA, from the coding sequence TTGGTAGATGTCTATACAGAGATAATCATTAAGCAACCTATTGAAAAAGTGTCTGAATATGCAGCGAACCCAGATAATGCGCCTTCTTGGTATGTAAATATTCATTCAGCCCAATGGCAAACACCAAAACCGCTGAAAATAGGTAGCCAGATTGCCTTTAAAGCAAAATTTCTTGGAAGAGAACTTGCTTATGTCTATGAAATTAAGGAATTGATTCCAGGGGAGAAAATGGTGATGAAAACGGCAAACGGGCCATTTCCGATGGAGACCATTTATACATGGGAAGCACCTGACCATGAAAGCACGAGAATGACTTTAAGGAACAAAGGAATTCCGAGTGGCTTTTCAAAAGTTTTTGTACCCTTTATGTCCCTAATGATGAAAAGAGCAAACAACAAGGACTTACAGAAACTGAAAGATATTCTAGAAAGGTATCGATCAGAGAGTAAAGCTTAA
- a CDS encoding dimethylarginine dimethylaminohydrolase family protein produces MEEQTNISKVFCKSEYDTLKRVVLCQPQYMTIRDVINDTQEHFKDEGIHIERALEQHAEFVNTLKKHDIDVILLPYHKKYPEQVFTRDIGFTLGETIFVANMATDARSGEENVLKQWLEDEEISYFNLVKEYIEGGDVIIDRDTIYVGLSSRTDKKATTHLKRILNNFDIVTIPFKDKYLHLDCVFNVVSPEVALIYPHALTQKDIELFSSRYDLIEVSEEEQFQLGTNVLSIGNKRVISLPVNKNVNDQLRKRGFEVIEVDITEIIKSGGSFRCCTLPILREG; encoded by the coding sequence ATGGAAGAACAGACAAACATAAGTAAAGTTTTTTGTAAGAGTGAGTATGACACATTAAAACGAGTGGTCCTTTGTCAGCCTCAATATATGACCATTCGCGATGTAATTAATGATACGCAGGAGCATTTTAAGGATGAAGGCATTCATATTGAACGTGCCCTCGAGCAGCATGCTGAATTTGTTAATACGCTTAAAAAACATGATATCGATGTGATTTTATTACCCTATCACAAGAAATATCCGGAACAAGTTTTCACACGGGACATTGGGTTTACATTGGGCGAAACGATTTTTGTGGCGAATATGGCGACGGATGCACGCTCGGGTGAAGAAAATGTTTTAAAGCAGTGGCTGGAAGATGAGGAGATTTCTTATTTTAATCTGGTCAAGGAGTATATTGAAGGTGGCGATGTGATAATCGATCGGGACACCATCTATGTCGGGCTAAGTAGTCGAACAGATAAAAAAGCGACCACACATTTAAAGCGTATTTTGAACAACTTTGACATTGTGACAATTCCCTTCAAGGACAAATATTTGCATCTGGATTGTGTGTTTAATGTGGTCTCGCCGGAAGTGGCTCTAATTTACCCACATGCCCTGACACAAAAGGACATCGAGCTTTTCTCTTCGCGCTATGATTTAATCGAAGTTTCGGAAGAAGAACAATTTCAGTTGGGTACCAATGTCTTAAGTATAGGCAACAAACGTGTCATTAGCTTGCCCGTAAATAAGAATGTTAACGACCAACTCCGCAAACGAGGCTTTGAGGTCATTGAAGTGGATATCACCGAAATTATCAAATCCGGCGGCTCCTTCCGTTGCTGTACGCTCCCGATTTTGAGAGAAGGCTAA
- a CDS encoding ketopantoate reductase family protein codes for MKILVFGAGALGVYFGGRLLEVGQDVAFFVREKRAEQLKKEGLKIVSPEGDFESRDVSIYTSRQQVQSADLIILSVKGYHLDTVIPQIVALVEQTGACVLPLLNGIEHIEKLQEAVGKEKVMGGLATIVATLNKEGHVEHTNPTSTLKYGALHSEQAHICAQLEEIQHQLKSNVIREDDILKHLWMKYAFITALSGITSAMQLPSGFIGSNPATLSVAKKVVHEMSTLAEKEGVPLTDAEVDGIINMLLGFKKEATSSMHQDLRKGLPIEIEHLQGGALRLAAKYEVEIPVIETLYGVLKPYEFGRPEQ; via the coding sequence ATGAAAATTTTAGTATTTGGTGCAGGAGCGTTAGGGGTTTATTTTGGGGGAAGGCTGCTCGAGGTTGGACAGGATGTTGCTTTTTTTGTAAGAGAAAAACGCGCGGAGCAACTGAAAAAGGAAGGACTGAAAATTGTCAGTCCAGAAGGCGATTTTGAAAGCAGGGATGTCTCGATTTATACATCACGCCAACAAGTCCAAAGTGCAGATTTGATCATTCTTTCTGTCAAAGGCTATCATCTAGACACAGTCATTCCACAGATTGTAGCATTAGTAGAGCAGACAGGGGCATGTGTTTTACCTTTACTGAATGGTATCGAGCATATTGAAAAACTGCAAGAGGCGGTAGGTAAAGAAAAAGTAATGGGTGGACTTGCCACAATCGTTGCCACATTAAATAAAGAAGGGCATGTGGAGCATACAAATCCAACCAGTACGTTAAAATACGGGGCTCTTCATAGTGAACAAGCCCATATTTGTGCACAATTAGAAGAAATACAGCATCAGCTGAAATCGAACGTTATAAGAGAAGACGATATCCTAAAACATCTATGGATGAAGTATGCCTTCATCACGGCACTTTCAGGCATCACTTCTGCTATGCAATTGCCATCAGGTTTTATCGGAAGTAACCCTGCGACTTTGTCCGTTGCCAAAAAGGTAGTTCATGAAATGAGTACGCTGGCTGAAAAAGAGGGCGTTCCTCTAACGGATGCTGAAGTGGACGGGATCATCAATATGCTGCTAGGCTTTAAAAAAGAGGCGACCTCCTCCATGCACCAAGACCTGAGAAAAGGTCTCCCGATTGAAATCGAACATTTGCAGGGAGGGGCACTAAGATTGGCTGCAAAATATGAGGTTGAGATTCCGGTGATTGAAACGCTTTATGGGGTGTTGAAGCCTTATGAGTTTGGGAGACCGGAACAGTGA
- a CDS encoding endonuclease I family protein has product MLAKELATAKEVYLEYSKNRIYYEEERDEEIKQTYYKNTSLDRKSMHDLLEKTHQNKLSYAPHRYVYPWVDLNENGKLKSIYSGEEMDPIAVIEEDIRLLKDRSMNTLTDKVTLNCEHVVPQSWFERHQPMRGDLHHLFACHPGCNSRRGNFPYHDFDDYVPEPRILGIVEGCGKAEEGKFEPEYGKGIVARATFYFMARYPGVIDNHLVNQELLLEWHQKFPVSLYEKHRNLAIYDLQGNRNPFIDDPELCEKWIYEKDGFE; this is encoded by the coding sequence ATGCTGGCAAAAGAACTGGCTACTGCAAAGGAAGTCTACTTAGAGTACAGCAAAAACCGCATCTATTATGAGGAAGAGCGAGACGAAGAAATCAAACAAACGTATTATAAAAATACGTCACTTGATAGAAAGAGTATGCATGATTTGCTAGAAAAAACCCATCAAAATAAGTTAAGTTACGCTCCGCACCGCTATGTCTATCCATGGGTAGATCTGAATGAAAATGGCAAACTTAAAAGCATCTATTCCGGTGAGGAAATGGATCCGATCGCTGTCATAGAAGAGGATATAAGGCTTCTTAAAGATAGAAGTATGAATACTTTAACTGATAAGGTGACGTTAAATTGCGAGCATGTCGTCCCTCAGTCTTGGTTTGAAAGGCATCAGCCAATGAGGGGGGATTTGCATCATCTATTTGCTTGTCATCCAGGATGCAACAGCCGTCGTGGAAACTTCCCTTATCATGATTTCGATGACTATGTTCCGGAACCCCGTATTTTAGGTATTGTAGAGGGCTGCGGCAAAGCGGAGGAAGGAAAGTTCGAGCCTGAATATGGAAAGGGAATTGTTGCAAGAGCCACCTTCTATTTTATGGCTCGTTACCCAGGCGTGATTGACAATCATTTGGTGAATCAGGAGCTTTTACTGGAGTGGCATCAGAAGTTTCCAGTGTCCTTATATGAAAAACACCGAAATCTGGCCATCTATGACTTACAAGGAAACCGCAATCCGTTTATTGATGATCCGGAGCTTTGTGAAAAGTGGATATATGAGAAAGATGGTTTTGAGTAA
- a CDS encoding SMP-30/gluconolactonase/LRE family protein translates to MKKGAFLGTLLLIFTLVTASFVGAKALYESKPVPKGERHTISEIVKKNSQWEKVATGSGFMEGINFDRQDNIWMVSPPTGEIFTIKNGKVVTVNKTPMPIGAKFHKDGRLFITDGTGELYAYNPKTGKRQTIVNSYDGKPFNGLNDLVFDEKGGIYFTEPMGSSATHPTGRVFYLPPNSNEAVLFSEHIAYPNGIALSADGQRVYISEFDKNQILSVPSLSAVESPESPFVFARFEGGIGPDGLTVDTEGNLYVAHFQAGEVVVVDSSGFKYGTIRLPEDAGTFVTNLAFHDGYLYITESSKNEVWRIKVKKEGLKPYGLK, encoded by the coding sequence ATGAAAAAAGGTGCATTTTTAGGTACCCTACTTCTTATTTTTACACTTGTAACAGCTTCATTTGTTGGTGCAAAGGCGTTGTATGAGTCAAAGCCTGTGCCTAAGGGAGAACGACATACGATATCTGAAATTGTTAAGAAAAATAGCCAGTGGGAAAAGGTAGCAACGGGTAGTGGTTTCATGGAAGGAATCAATTTTGATCGCCAGGACAACATCTGGATGGTCAGCCCGCCAACTGGAGAAATCTTTACGATTAAGAACGGCAAAGTTGTAACCGTTAACAAAACGCCAATGCCGATTGGAGCTAAGTTTCATAAGGATGGCCGCCTCTTTATAACGGATGGGACCGGAGAACTTTATGCGTATAATCCGAAAACTGGGAAACGTCAAACGATTGTGAATTCCTATGATGGAAAACCTTTCAATGGGTTAAATGACCTTGTCTTCGATGAAAAGGGTGGTATTTACTTTACCGAACCAATGGGATCTAGTGCTACACACCCTACTGGACGAGTATTCTACTTACCTCCTAACAGCAATGAAGCTGTATTATTTTCAGAACATATCGCGTATCCAAATGGCATCGCACTTTCAGCGGATGGCCAACGCGTGTATATTTCAGAATTCGATAAAAACCAGATCCTCTCTGTGCCTTCTTTGAGTGCAGTCGAGTCGCCTGAATCACCGTTTGTTTTTGCGCGTTTTGAAGGTGGCATCGGTCCTGATGGCTTAACTGTCGATACGGAAGGAAATCTGTATGTCGCCCATTTCCAAGCTGGCGAAGTTGTGGTGGTCGACTCGAGTGGCTTTAAGTACGGTACGATACGCCTTCCTGAAGATGCGGGTACATTCGTAACAAATCTCGCTTTCCATGATGGATACCTCTATATAACAGAATCATCCAAAAATGAAGTGTGGCGCATTAAAGTGAAAAAAGAAGGCTTAAAACCTTATGGATTGAAATAG
- a CDS encoding nuclear transport factor 2 family protein — MKTEQQSKETDSHKEIAVSFLQLVASGEVREAYQKYIGPRFSHHNPFFSGDANSLMLAMEENAAKNPHKSLEVKQAIEEKDRVVVFSHVKQNPSDLGGAVVHIFRFQDSQIVELWDVGQAIPENSPNRNGMF, encoded by the coding sequence ATGAAAACTGAACAGCAATCTAAAGAGACAGACTCACACAAAGAAATAGCCGTGTCGTTTTTACAACTTGTCGCATCGGGGGAAGTGCGCGAAGCCTATCAGAAATACATTGGCCCTCGCTTTAGCCATCACAATCCCTTTTTCTCTGGCGATGCCAATTCGCTGATGCTCGCGATGGAAGAGAATGCAGCCAAAAATCCTCATAAGTCCCTTGAGGTGAAGCAAGCGATCGAAGAGAAGGACCGTGTTGTCGTTTTCTCCCATGTGAAGCAGAATCCGAGTGACCTTGGTGGGGCAGTTGTTCATATCTTCCGTTTCCAGGATAGTCAAATTGTTGAACTTTGGGATGTAGGTCAGGCGATACCAGAAAATTCGCCAAATAGAAATGGCATGTTTTAG
- a CDS encoding zinc ribbon domain-containing protein produces MKEYKKCQSCAMPLKKTEARGTEKNLSKSAMYCKHCYQEGEFTQKDMSVEEMKQFVKATCIEMGLPKFLAGMYVKNLHKLERWK; encoded by the coding sequence ATGAAAGAATATAAAAAATGCCAAAGCTGCGCCATGCCATTAAAGAAAACGGAAGCTCGTGGGACGGAAAAGAATTTAAGTAAAAGTGCCATGTACTGCAAGCATTGTTATCAGGAAGGCGAATTCACGCAAAAGGACATGTCTGTAGAGGAAATGAAGCAATTTGTAAAAGCAACATGCATCGAAATGGGGCTTCCCAAGTTTTTAGCGGGCATGTATGTCAAAAACCTTCACAAATTGGAGAGATGGAAGTAG
- a CDS encoding PD-(D/E)XK nuclease family protein: MEIRDLFELENDTTFQQLNKQVNSFNTLKILKLENHEIRHSNVLAWLLNPKENHGLRDYFLRKMVEHLILTDENSNNSQNKTVGEILNHSLMDSHVYREVKTSNNRFIDLLIVNQQLKTVFLIENKFYSTESKDQLDDYLSYIDESFKEFTVIPVYLTLDGEEPSNQHYFILSYERIESILNTVLMLYNEQLSDNVYKFIEDYNNILKEKYYPNQSQIVQAIDIYRNHKQVIESLFEKTASLHKQLHFESGYQFEFMMKYRNTIQYIHKHGQNILSYSFENFINQQFGGEVLYKAHPTLPYLLPPEWEAISRVHVKDSNYWLGKGLVVWFEQTNDSRLRIIAEIGPIEYSSRLCLLEQLEKVGLTFKESSKLEKARYTRFYTQKMDVNKWDDMNELTQVMVDLYTSPEFSLLRQQMAAILNNEQPMNEASVPTVESTPLNDVSVKVQNAFKKWMESQNMQPSQYRISSRHLSFKILLFDEFKEKLGETREKWWWDNGPFLFWFYINPDSLYFVLEVGPIEADKRVMLMESIQEKGIKFSKKGLTLDAKFNRIHTETIEINGMDETEIIPIFEALYNRNELQETLQKLLIIYNETVSKLD; the protein is encoded by the coding sequence ATGGAAATTCGAGATTTGTTCGAATTGGAAAACGATACAACTTTCCAACAGCTCAATAAACAAGTGAATTCATTTAATACGTTGAAAATATTAAAACTAGAAAACCATGAAATCCGTCATTCGAATGTATTGGCGTGGTTACTAAATCCAAAAGAAAACCATGGTCTACGGGATTATTTTTTACGGAAAATGGTGGAACACCTTATCTTAACAGATGAAAATAGCAACAATTCACAGAATAAAACCGTAGGAGAAATTCTCAATCATTCATTAATGGATAGCCATGTCTATCGGGAAGTAAAAACGTCCAACAATCGGTTTATCGATTTACTTATTGTCAATCAACAATTGAAAACGGTCTTTCTCATTGAAAACAAATTCTATTCGACCGAATCCAAAGATCAGTTGGATGATTACCTGAGTTATATCGATGAATCATTTAAGGAGTTCACCGTCATCCCAGTATACTTAACATTGGATGGAGAAGAACCCTCCAATCAGCACTATTTTATTCTCTCATATGAACGAATTGAATCGATTTTAAATACAGTCCTCATGTTATATAACGAACAATTAAGTGATAACGTTTATAAATTCATTGAAGACTATAATAATATATTGAAAGAAAAGTATTATCCAAACCAAAGTCAAATCGTCCAAGCAATTGATATCTATCGTAATCATAAACAAGTTATTGAGTCATTATTTGAAAAAACAGCATCACTGCACAAGCAGCTGCATTTTGAATCAGGCTACCAATTTGAATTCATGATGAAATATCGAAATACCATTCAGTATATACATAAACATGGTCAAAACATTTTGTCTTATAGTTTCGAGAATTTTATTAACCAGCAGTTTGGCGGAGAAGTCTTATATAAAGCCCACCCGACACTGCCATATTTACTGCCTCCTGAATGGGAAGCGATAAGCCGAGTTCATGTAAAGGATTCAAATTATTGGTTGGGGAAGGGCCTCGTTGTTTGGTTTGAACAAACAAATGATAGCAGATTACGTATCATTGCTGAGATAGGGCCGATAGAATATAGCTCAAGATTATGCCTACTTGAACAATTAGAAAAAGTAGGTTTAACGTTCAAAGAGAGTTCAAAATTAGAAAAAGCACGATACACACGTTTTTACACACAGAAAATGGACGTAAATAAATGGGACGATATGAACGAACTGACACAAGTGATGGTGGATTTATATACGAGCCCTGAGTTTTCATTGTTGCGTCAACAAATGGCTGCGATATTAAATAACGAACAACCGATGAATGAAGCATCTGTTCCTACAGTTGAAAGCACGCCTTTAAATGATGTAAGCGTGAAAGTGCAAAATGCATTTAAAAAATGGATGGAAAGTCAAAACATGCAACCATCTCAATATCGCATCTCCTCACGCCATCTATCATTTAAAATTCTACTCTTTGATGAATTTAAAGAAAAATTAGGTGAAACGAGAGAAAAATGGTGGTGGGACAATGGGCCGTTTCTGTTTTGGTTTTACATAAATCCCGATTCGCTTTACTTTGTGTTAGAGGTAGGTCCGATTGAGGCAGACAAACGAGTCATGTTGATGGAAAGCATTCAAGAAAAGGGAATCAAGTTCTCTAAAAAAGGTCTTACATTAGACGCCAAATTTAATCGCATTCATACTGAAACAATCGAAATTAATGGAATGGACGAAACAGAAATCATTCCTATTTTCGAAGCCTTATATAACAGAAATGAATTACAAGAAACTCTACAAAAACTACTAATCATCTACAATGAGACTGTTAGTAAATTAGATTAA
- a CDS encoding ORF6N domain-containing protein: MNIIEFNGESVVETRELAKLYCKTPNAITRTYFHHQDRFKEGEHFYLIDDRYEDFEEFKMECLDGECLNHERIYLWTDQGLYEHALLMNGKLAWHSYCQFIYFVFNKSEEVKQAIQVLKKAEDIITKEKFLYVLVKELFQHETPYK, encoded by the coding sequence TTGAATATTATTGAATTCAATGGAGAATCGGTCGTTGAGACGCGGGAATTAGCGAAGCTGTATTGTAAAACGCCAAATGCCATTACTAGAACCTACTTTCATCATCAAGACAGATTTAAAGAAGGGGAGCATTTCTATTTAATAGATGACCGGTACGAAGACTTTGAAGAATTTAAAATGGAATGTCTGGATGGTGAATGTTTGAACCACGAAAGAATCTATTTGTGGACAGATCAAGGGTTGTATGAGCATGCATTGTTAATGAATGGAAAACTTGCATGGCATTCGTATTGTCAGTTCATCTACTTTGTTTTCAACAAGTCAGAAGAAGTGAAGCAGGCGATTCAGGTACTCAAGAAAGCAGAAGATATCATTACAAAAGAGAAATTTTTATATGTCCTTGTAAAGGAGTTGTTCCAACATGAAACTCCTTATAAATGA
- a CDS encoding conserved phage C-terminal domain-containing protein has translation MKLLINEPALQTLPTLATKLGLNEAIVLQQLHFRLSNSPLRYGGYTWFLHTYSKWQKQFPFWSERTISRIFLALENQGIIVSTQHYNEMKINKTKWYRIDYDVLYAVLGCQTDLLDESDCQLPSVSILSKVEQDLDASDLKDLKKEEKKNNVPIISEIVSYLNQKAKTAFRVNNKATKRLINGRLSEGYTLQDFKTVIDRKVLQWLANPEMKPYLRPSTLFSPTNFENYLNDSTNTQVPKKNTTIQPIVLDFDAGEEEEDKQLS, from the coding sequence ATGAAACTCCTTATAAATGAACCGGCCCTACAGACATTGCCAACCCTAGCAACAAAACTTGGATTAAATGAAGCCATTGTCTTGCAGCAGTTACACTTTCGGTTATCAAATTCTCCGTTGCGTTACGGAGGCTATACTTGGTTTCTCCATACTTATTCGAAATGGCAGAAACAGTTTCCTTTTTGGTCGGAGAGAACCATTAGCAGGATCTTTTTAGCGCTTGAAAACCAAGGCATCATTGTGTCTACACAACATTACAACGAGATGAAAATCAATAAAACGAAGTGGTATCGTATTGATTACGATGTGCTTTATGCTGTTCTTGGATGTCAAACTGACCTATTAGATGAATCGGACTGTCAGCTACCAAGTGTTTCAATCTTGTCAAAGGTAGAACAAGATTTGGACGCATCAGATTTAAAAGACTTAAAAAAAGAAGAAAAAAAGAATAATGTGCCGATTATTTCTGAAATTGTTAGTTATTTAAACCAAAAAGCAAAGACAGCATTTCGAGTGAATAACAAAGCAACCAAACGACTAATCAATGGTCGACTAAGTGAAGGGTATACATTACAGGACTTTAAAACAGTCATTGATCGAAAGGTACTTCAATGGCTAGCTAATCCAGAGATGAAGCCATATTTGAGACCAAGTACGCTTTTTAGCCCTACAAACTTTGAAAATTACCTCAATGATTCGACCAATACACAAGTACCTAAAAAGAATACTACTATACAACCAATTGTTTTAGACTTTGATGCTGGAGAAGAAGAAGAGGACAAACAGTTATCCTAA
- a CDS encoding DnaB-like helicase C-terminal domain-containing protein gives MSTELSIDLLEKSLLGTMLKENYLIIDEGIQPSLFQSQIHRSIYLAMQHLARNNQPVDYITILTMVEPREVGGANYLASLQTFADSEKFEAYLGIVKTEWREKQKQTILHQATSRNWPIEKIQKELDDLQTDTLSVDTDVKNDIVKMAERPYLPIEEVRVVPTDLKELEKLIVGFRQGELTIIAGRPSMGKTDVMNYFALTSGLAGCLPIIFSLEMNKAMLLDRLIAACGRISRLKMRDPYQYFSEKQREQWIPVLTELSNVNLQIDDRAGLTVSQMRAQVRKLVKTNPDLKPIVFIDYLQIIYSNMARGSNQTSIIGQISWELKQMAKEFACPVVCLSQLNRGVESRQNKRPLMSDLRDSGNIEQDADVIILLYRDSYYGQTADEEHAPENKGAGATNPTREKLELNVAKNRNGPTGIVTVNYSKMTGQLKE, from the coding sequence ATGTCTACTGAGCTAAGCATTGATTTACTAGAAAAAAGTTTGCTAGGAACTATGCTAAAAGAAAATTATTTAATTATCGATGAAGGCATCCAGCCAAGTTTGTTTCAATCCCAAATCCATCGCTCCATCTACCTGGCCATGCAACATTTAGCCAGAAACAATCAACCAGTCGATTACATTACAATCCTGACGATGGTGGAGCCAAGGGAAGTGGGAGGAGCGAATTATTTAGCGAGTTTACAAACTTTTGCCGATTCGGAAAAATTCGAAGCCTATTTAGGGATCGTCAAAACGGAATGGCGAGAAAAGCAAAAACAAACCATTCTTCACCAAGCGACTAGTCGTAATTGGCCCATCGAAAAAATACAAAAAGAGCTCGATGACTTACAAACTGACACCCTTTCGGTAGATACAGATGTAAAGAACGACATCGTGAAAATGGCGGAGCGACCCTACCTCCCCATAGAAGAAGTCCGGGTAGTACCGACCGACTTAAAAGAACTGGAAAAACTGATTGTAGGCTTTCGACAAGGGGAACTCACCATCATAGCGGGGAGACCCTCAATGGGCAAAACAGATGTTATGAACTATTTTGCGCTCACGTCAGGACTCGCAGGTTGCCTGCCCATCATCTTCTCACTGGAGATGAATAAAGCAATGCTCCTCGATCGGCTCATTGCAGCTTGTGGCAGAATCAGCCGCCTAAAAATGCGGGACCCGTACCAATATTTTTCTGAAAAGCAACGGGAACAATGGATTCCAGTACTAACGGAATTAAGTAATGTCAATCTACAAATTGATGATCGCGCAGGACTAACAGTTAGCCAAATGCGAGCCCAGGTAAGGAAGTTAGTGAAGACGAATCCGGATTTGAAACCCATTGTGTTCATCGATTACCTACAAATCATTTATTCCAATATGGCAAGGGGGAGCAACCAGACATCCATCATCGGACAAATCAGCTGGGAACTCAAACAAATGGCCAAGGAATTTGCCTGCCCGGTAGTTTGTTTATCTCAACTCAATCGAGGTGTAGAATCCCGCCAAAACAAGCGACCCCTGATGAGTGACCTCCGAGATTCAGGCAATATTGAGCAGGATGCAGATGTTATCATTCTCTTGTACCGGGATTCTTATTACGGGCAAACGGCAGATGAGGAGCATGCACCTGAAAACAAAGGGGCAGGGGCTACCAATCCAACAAGGGAGAAACTCGAACTCAATGTCGCCAAAAATCGCAATGGCCCCACAGGAATTGTCACGGTCAATTACTCCAAAATGACTGGCCAACTAAAAGAGTAA